One region of Flavobacteriales bacterium genomic DNA includes:
- a CDS encoding M43 family zinc metalloprotease encodes MFKIVSTSIVFFSSILLFSQTHDHSSHLDHSNMREGEHVEYCKTHKFYAKMMGNADFVQQNILDQQALAQQEQVIEQENLNKAGTVYKIPIVFHVLHNGGSENISRAQIMDALRILNRDYRLQNADANNVVSAFQGMPTDIEIEFVLATIAPNGQCFSGITRTMSPRTEDTETDNYDGEDQVNAIVNGNDVYQGIWDPSKYLNIYICKSIGGAAGYTTYPSNWNSGDMVWNGIFVLHNYVGSIGTSSASTSRTLTHECGHWLNLIHPWGNSNNPGLASNCSIDDGVSDTPNTKGVTSCNLSESSCGVLANVENYMDYSYCSKMFTAGQRTRMRAAITSSVAGRSNLWKTSNLNATGANGNAGICKADFSVETKVVCVGTTIDFTDDSYHNPTSWSWTFQGGTPSSSSTQNPSITYNTPGIYPVSLTVNGSTGSASETKTQYIKVVSETGIPPIQEGFEFTNTIPSNNWFVENLDNGVTWELTNVAAASGSNCVMINNSQNNEGSIDELESTTITLDLNLSATISFDYAFAKKNSSNSDRLLVKVSNNCGQTWNTKKTVSGGVLETAPNTSGNFVPDATQWKTATINSSSLVNYLDSDFRMKFIFEHGGGNNIYIDNINISGPVSIDENESFKELSIYPNPAKDEVNVTFSVENNQRAIRIELLDLTGKVLESVYEGGLQLGEHQFQVNTKKYAAGMYILSFNDGENTKLSKLIIE; translated from the coding sequence ATGTTTAAAATAGTTTCTACAAGTATAGTTTTTTTCTCTTCTATTTTGCTTTTCTCTCAGACTCATGACCATTCGTCTCATTTAGATCATTCAAATATGAGGGAAGGTGAACATGTTGAGTATTGTAAAACGCATAAGTTTTATGCTAAAATGATGGGGAATGCTGATTTTGTACAACAAAATATTCTAGACCAACAAGCGTTAGCTCAGCAAGAACAAGTAATTGAACAAGAGAATTTAAATAAAGCGGGTACAGTCTATAAAATACCAATAGTGTTTCATGTCTTACACAATGGAGGTTCTGAAAATATTAGTAGAGCACAAATTATGGATGCTTTAAGAATATTAAATAGAGATTATAGGTTGCAGAATGCAGATGCAAACAATGTGGTAAGTGCATTTCAAGGAATGCCTACTGATATCGAAATAGAGTTTGTATTGGCTACTATAGCTCCAAATGGACAATGCTTTAGTGGGATAACAAGAACAATGTCTCCAAGAACTGAAGATACTGAAACAGACAATTATGATGGTGAAGACCAGGTAAATGCTATTGTTAACGGGAATGATGTTTATCAAGGAATTTGGGATCCGTCAAAGTACTTAAATATATATATATGTAAATCTATAGGAGGAGCAGCAGGGTATACAACTTATCCATCTAATTGGAACTCGGGGGATATGGTTTGGAATGGTATTTTTGTTTTGCATAATTATGTAGGATCAATAGGGACTAGTTCAGCATCAACCAGTAGAACATTAACACATGAGTGTGGGCATTGGTTAAATCTAATTCACCCTTGGGGAAATTCAAATAACCCAGGGTTAGCATCTAATTGTAGTATTGATGACGGGGTTTCTGATACGCCAAATACCAAAGGAGTTACTTCTTGTAATTTGTCTGAATCTAGTTGTGGTGTATTGGCAAATGTTGAGAACTATATGGATTATTCATACTGTTCTAAAATGTTTACAGCGGGTCAAAGAACAAGAATGAGAGCAGCAATTACCTCTTCAGTTGCTGGAAGAAGTAACCTGTGGAAGACCTCTAATTTGAATGCCACTGGAGCGAATGGTAATGCAGGGATATGTAAAGCTGACTTTTCTGTTGAAACGAAAGTGGTATGTGTAGGGACTACTATTGATTTTACAGACGATTCATACCATAACCCAACAAGTTGGAGTTGGACATTCCAAGGAGGAACACCTTCTTCTTCTTCAACTCAAAATCCATCAATTACTTATAATACCCCAGGGATTTATCCTGTTTCATTGACAGTAAATGGTTCAACAGGATCTGCATCTGAAACAAAAACTCAATATATAAAAGTGGTTTCTGAAACAGGAATTCCTCCTATACAAGAAGGGTTTGAATTTACGAATACAATACCATCGAATAATTGGTTTGTAGAGAATCTTGATAATGGAGTAACTTGGGAGTTAACAAATGTTGCTGCCGCATCAGGAAGTAATTGTGTGATGATCAATAACTCGCAAAATAATGAGGGAAGCATTGACGAATTAGAAAGTACTACCATTACTTTAGATTTAAATTTATCGGCAACTATTTCTTTTGATTATGCTTTTGCTAAGAAAAATAGCTCGAATAGTGATCGTCTATTGGTTAAGGTCTCTAACAATTGTGGTCAAACTTGGAATACGAAAAAGACCGTTTCAGGAGGAGTATTAGAAACAGCTCCAAATACTTCGGGTAATTTTGTGCCAGACGCTACACAATGGAAAACAGCAACAATTAACTCAAGTAGTTTAGTCAATTACTTGGATAGCGATTTTAGAATGAAGTTTATCTTTGAACATGGAGGAGGGAATAACATTTATATTGATAACATTAATATAAGTGGACCAGTTTCTATAGATGAAAATGAGTCGTTTAAAGAATTATCCATTTATCCAAACCCAGCAAAAGATGAGGTGAACGTTACATTTTCTGTAGAAAATAATCAAAGAGCAATACGTATAGAATTGTTAGATCTTACAGGTAAAGTATTAGAAAGCGTTTACGAAGGTGGTTTACAGTTAGGTGAGCATCAATTTCAAGTCAATACCAAAAAATATGCAGCTGGTATGTATATCTTATCGTTTAACGATGGAGAAAATACAAAGTTAAGCAAACTGATTATTGAATGA
- a CDS encoding M43 family zinc metalloprotease yields MIKRRYLIILILFFSSVGVAAQSHTHQCGSHKILKKNMEDSSFAMSYQRDQIKLKQDESLAKAGTVYKIPVVFHVLHNGGSENISRAQILDGLRVLNRDFRKLNADANSVVSAFQHLIADVEIEFVLATKAPNGDCFGGITRTKTVYTVDTDDDAHDADDQINAVVNGNDVYQGYWDPSKYLNIFICKFLPYNAAGYTNYPSSFYHGDMYGNGIFMRSGYIGEIGTSSPITSRTLTHECGHWLNLAHTWGSTNEPGLSSNCSTDDGVSDTPNTIGVRSCNLPESTCGVLANVENYMDYSYCRKMFTLGQKSRMRAALQSSIAGRNNLWQTSNLQETGALGNPEICVVDFSTNTKVVCVGGTVEFTDNTYNSPTAWNWTFQGGIPASSTSQNPTVTYSTPGIYPVSLTASNSVNALTEVKTQLIKVVSETGIAPIQESFEYVNAIPSDHWFVENPDNAITWELTNGAAALGSQCVMIQNDANNAGNIDELESTTITLDLNLSASISFDYAYAKRATENNDRLLLKVSKDCGETWVTKKILSGSILETAPTTWSSFVPNSTQWKTATVSSGSLVNYLESDFRMKFIFESDGGNNIYIDNINISGPVSVEESALLEAFLIYPNPVEDEAIISFKANNKVDNIDVLDVVGKKVMSLDNGQFGDGQHRYVVDTQNFSSGVYFIVVTKDSRKEVHKFMVK; encoded by the coding sequence ATGATAAAAAGACGATATCTGATTATACTGATTCTTTTTTTTTCTAGTGTAGGAGTTGCTGCTCAGTCTCATACACATCAATGTGGTTCGCACAAAATACTAAAGAAGAATATGGAGGATAGTTCGTTTGCAATGAGCTATCAAAGAGATCAGATCAAACTAAAACAAGATGAAAGTTTAGCAAAAGCTGGAACAGTATATAAAATTCCAGTTGTTTTCCATGTACTCCATAATGGAGGTTCTGAAAATATTAGTAGAGCACAAATTCTTGATGGCCTAAGAGTACTAAATCGGGACTTTAGGAAGTTAAATGCTGATGCTAACTCTGTCGTTTCAGCATTTCAACACTTAATAGCTGATGTTGAAATAGAGTTTGTTTTAGCAACTAAAGCCCCAAATGGAGATTGTTTTGGAGGGATTACTCGTACTAAAACAGTGTACACTGTCGACACAGATGACGATGCGCATGATGCTGATGATCAAATAAATGCTGTTGTTAATGGAAATGATGTCTATCAAGGCTATTGGGACCCGTCAAAGTACCTCAATATATTCATTTGTAAATTTTTGCCTTATAATGCAGCTGGGTATACCAATTACCCTAGTAGTTTTTATCATGGAGATATGTATGGAAATGGGATTTTTATGCGTTCAGGGTATATCGGTGAAATTGGGACAAGTTCACCAATCACAAGTCGAACATTAACCCATGAATGTGGGCATTGGTTAAATTTGGCACATACATGGGGATCAACAAATGAACCTGGTTTAAGTTCAAACTGTAGTACAGACGATGGTGTGTCTGATACACCTAATACAATTGGAGTGCGATCTTGTAATTTACCAGAGTCTACTTGTGGAGTGTTAGCCAATGTAGAGAATTATATGGATTATTCATATTGTAGAAAGATGTTTACGCTTGGACAAAAAAGTAGGATGCGAGCGGCGTTACAGTCTTCCATTGCAGGAAGGAATAATTTATGGCAGACCTCTAATCTACAGGAAACAGGGGCGCTTGGTAATCCAGAAATTTGTGTTGTTGATTTTTCTACCAATACTAAAGTTGTTTGTGTGGGGGGAACAGTTGAGTTTACTGATAATACTTATAATAGTCCAACAGCTTGGAATTGGACATTTCAAGGAGGGATTCCAGCATCTTCAACCAGTCAAAATCCTACAGTTACATATAGTACACCAGGAATTTACCCTGTTTCGCTTACTGCTTCAAACTCGGTAAACGCACTAACTGAAGTTAAAACGCAATTGATAAAGGTGGTGTCAGAAACAGGTATAGCACCAATACAAGAGAGTTTTGAATATGTTAATGCGATCCCTTCTGATCACTGGTTTGTTGAAAATCCTGACAATGCGATTACTTGGGAGTTGACGAATGGAGCTGCTGCTTTAGGAAGTCAGTGTGTCATGATTCAAAATGACGCAAACAATGCAGGAAATATAGATGAATTAGAAAGTACAACAATTACCCTGGATTTGAATTTGTCTGCTTCAATTTCTTTTGATTATGCCTATGCAAAACGAGCAACTGAAAACAATGATCGATTGCTACTTAAAGTATCAAAGGACTGTGGGGAAACTTGGGTGACGAAGAAGATTCTTTCAGGGAGTATATTGGAAACAGCTCCAACTACATGGTCAAGTTTTGTCCCAAATTCAACACAATGGAAAACAGCAACAGTAAGTTCAGGTAGTTTGGTGAATTACTTAGAAAGTGATTTTAGAATGAAGTTTATATTTGAAAGTGATGGAGGGAATAATATTTATATCGATAATATTAATATCAGTGGTCCTGTATCAGTAGAAGAAAGTGCATTGTTAGAAGCGTTTTTAATTTATCCAAATCCAGTAGAAGATGAAGCAATAATCAGTTTTAAAGCAAATAATAAAGTTGATAATATAGATGTTTTGGATGTTGTTGGTAAAAAAGTCATGAGTTTGGATAATGGACAATTTGGAGATGGTCAACATCGTTATGTTGTGGATACTCAAAACTTTTCTTCAGGAGTATATTTTATCGTTGTGACAAAAGATAGTAGAAAAGAAGTTCATAAGTTTATGGTAAAATAA
- a CDS encoding N-acetylmuramoyl-L-alanine amidase, producing MKKLYFLISIFLLISGGMFAQTTPVFNTYQQEMNVAYQQYPNIPRGMLEAVSYKMTHFSHIDETMPQSCFGLPRVYGVMGLTENGEGYFRSNLNLVAQLSGYTVSDIKASPQINILAYAAAYNQLMIDMGISPTAINEHDRIIIELSEIPRDHNVANDFAMNSRLYGVFSLLKELNVAASPNVDLVAIFGANNLRVLSSGTVNLQGGAVNSSSGTSYVPTQLKSSEYGPALWVAAPSCNKSSRSGTAISAVTVHTIQGSYAGAISWSQNCSSNVSYHYVVRSSDGQVTQMVLEAEKAWHVSSANPYAIGIEHEGYVSDASWYTNAMYTSSANLSRDITQSGYGILPIRTYYGASSAGLNTLGACTQIKGHQHFPNQTHTDPGINWNWKKYYNLINNTTNPTTATAASGNYFDSGGANGNYTDDERTLYLIQPTGASTVTINFSAFDLENNWDYLFVYDGATTSAPLLATLTGSSIPSSITSTGGSLLIEFRSDCATSNAGWALSWSSNGTGGSQDLVPPSSVVTSPNVWETADFVASFTDTDNSGGSGVGEKYYQVINYNGTEWRANDGNGFLKDNFETAINGDWAQQVGTWSISNNALQQTDETESNSNLYALLDQNIHDKFLYHWSARIEGTGTNKRAGAHFMSDDGGFTNRKNSYFVYFRADDDKIQIYKVTNDVISLEHDVPYTVNANQWHDIKITYDKTTGEIDVWLDNVFATSWTDPNPIIGGDYFSLRNGNCIYKVDNLNVYHNRASNEVVTIGAANTNDIRYQNPDPSTFSGKVKSLVVDNQHNISTVSSKNINVDWTAPLDVTNLFDGTGADISSTSNNTQLSANWTASSDQHSGVARYWYAIGTTSGGTDVVNWTDNWFNTSVTATGLSLTQGTTYYVSVRAENGAGLLSNVVSTDGQIIGNPTGTPVSNFTVPNTYVCSNDSIALVNNSTNATSYLWSANGGTINAPTSSSPYVSFATSGSYTVSLVATGPGGADTSSQTITVVVDSAPVAMASQSDTMVCTDNPMVTFTNQSQNANGYLWSFGDGSTSTDANPWHAYDGPGVFNVTLTAINGTCPNDVLQLSVTVDDCSDIKEEQGLSLLLYPNPALDHVTLMYHLGADSEYSIVLYDLTGRKVLDLFNGGNVAGNHVLQFDVKALASGNYHLVVQGEEFKAVKPLVIR from the coding sequence ATGAAAAAACTTTATTTTCTAATCAGCATATTTTTGTTGATAAGTGGAGGAATGTTTGCTCAAACAACTCCGGTTTTTAATACTTACCAACAGGAAATGAATGTTGCATATCAACAATACCCAAATATTCCTAGAGGGATGTTGGAGGCTGTGTCTTATAAAATGACCCATTTTAGCCATATCGATGAAACGATGCCTCAAAGTTGTTTTGGTCTTCCAAGAGTCTATGGAGTTATGGGATTGACGGAAAATGGAGAGGGATACTTTAGAAGTAATTTAAATTTAGTTGCTCAATTGTCTGGGTATACTGTCTCTGATATAAAGGCGTCTCCGCAAATTAATATATTGGCTTATGCAGCAGCATATAATCAGTTAATGATTGATATGGGGATTTCACCAACAGCTATTAATGAGCACGATCGTATCATTATTGAACTATCTGAAATTCCAAGAGATCATAATGTTGCCAACGATTTTGCTATGAATTCAAGACTTTATGGCGTGTTTAGTCTCCTAAAAGAATTAAATGTAGCAGCCTCTCCTAATGTAGATTTGGTTGCTATTTTTGGAGCCAATAACTTAAGAGTATTAAGTAGTGGAACCGTAAATCTTCAAGGAGGTGCGGTCAATTCTAGTTCAGGAACAAGTTATGTGCCTACTCAATTAAAGTCAAGTGAGTATGGTCCAGCTTTATGGGTAGCCGCGCCTAGTTGTAATAAAAGTTCAAGAAGTGGAACAGCAATATCAGCTGTTACAGTTCATACGATTCAAGGTTCTTATGCAGGTGCTATTTCATGGTCGCAAAACTGTAGTTCAAACGTATCTTATCATTATGTTGTCCGTTCTTCTGATGGTCAGGTAACACAAATGGTGTTAGAGGCAGAAAAAGCATGGCATGTTAGTTCAGCAAACCCTTATGCTATTGGTATAGAACACGAGGGGTATGTTTCTGATGCTTCATGGTATACCAATGCAATGTATACAAGTTCAGCTAACTTATCAAGAGATATTACACAAAGTGGATATGGTATTTTGCCAATTAGAACGTATTATGGCGCATCTTCTGCTGGTTTAAACACATTAGGAGCTTGTACTCAAATCAAAGGACATCAACATTTTCCTAACCAAACACATACTGATCCGGGAATTAATTGGAATTGGAAAAAATATTATAACCTAATTAACAATACAACAAATCCAACAACAGCAACAGCTGCTTCAGGGAATTATTTTGATTCAGGTGGGGCAAATGGAAATTATACTGATGATGAACGTACGTTGTATTTAATTCAGCCAACTGGCGCAAGCACAGTAACCATTAATTTTAGCGCATTTGATTTGGAAAACAACTGGGATTACCTGTTTGTATATGATGGGGCAACAACTAGTGCACCGTTATTAGCAACATTGACAGGTTCGAGTATCCCATCTTCAATTACTTCAACAGGGGGAAGTTTGTTAATAGAGTTTAGGTCAGATTGTGCAACAAGTAATGCTGGATGGGCACTCTCTTGGAGTTCTAATGGAACAGGAGGGTCTCAAGATTTAGTGCCTCCAAGCTCTGTAGTTACCTCTCCAAATGTATGGGAAACAGCTGATTTTGTGGCTTCTTTTACCGATACAGATAATTCTGGAGGAAGTGGAGTAGGAGAGAAATATTATCAAGTGATTAATTACAATGGAACAGAATGGAGAGCAAATGATGGTAATGGCTTTTTGAAAGATAATTTTGAAACTGCGATTAATGGTGATTGGGCACAACAGGTAGGTACATGGAGTATTAGTAATAATGCACTACAACAAACAGATGAAACAGAGTCTAACTCTAACTTGTATGCTTTACTAGATCAAAATATACACGATAAGTTTTTATACCATTGGTCTGCTCGAATTGAGGGAACAGGAACGAATAAAAGAGCTGGGGCTCATTTCATGTCAGATGATGGAGGGTTTACAAATAGAAAAAATTCCTACTTCGTTTATTTTAGAGCTGATGATGATAAAATCCAAATATATAAAGTCACCAATGATGTAATCAGTTTAGAACATGATGTTCCCTATACTGTAAATGCTAATCAATGGCATGATATAAAAATCACGTACGATAAAACAACAGGAGAGATAGATGTGTGGTTGGATAATGTTTTTGCAACAAGTTGGACAGATCCTAACCCTATTATTGGGGGAGATTATTTCTCTTTGAGAAATGGAAACTGTATTTATAAAGTTGATAATTTAAATGTCTACCATAACAGAGCTTCCAATGAGGTGGTTACAATTGGAGCTGCAAATACTAATGATATCAGGTATCAAAACCCAGACCCTTCAACGTTTTCTGGCAAAGTTAAGTCTTTGGTAGTTGACAACCAGCATAATATTTCAACCGTGTCATCGAAGAATATTAATGTCGATTGGACAGCGCCATTAGATGTAACCAATTTGTTTGATGGTACAGGTGCAGATATTAGTAGTACTTCTAATAATACTCAGTTGTCGGCGAATTGGACGGCGTCTTCTGATCAACATTCAGGAGTGGCGAGATATTGGTATGCTATAGGTACTACTTCAGGAGGTACAGATGTTGTGAACTGGACAGATAACTGGTTTAATACAAGTGTAACAGCTACTGGACTTTCACTAACACAAGGAACGACTTACTATGTGTCAGTTAGAGCAGAAAATGGAGCAGGTTTGTTGTCGAATGTAGTGAGTACAGATGGACAGATAATAGGAAACCCAACAGGGACTCCTGTATCTAATTTTACTGTGCCTAATACTTATGTTTGTTCTAATGATTCTATCGCGTTGGTAAATAATTCAACAAATGCAACTTCTTATCTTTGGAGTGCTAATGGCGGAACGATTAATGCACCAACGAGTTCTAGCCCTTATGTTTCTTTTGCAACCTCGGGGAGCTATACGGTGTCTTTAGTGGCTACAGGCCCAGGTGGAGCCGATACATCATCTCAAACAATAACTGTAGTGGTTGATTCTGCTCCAGTAGCTATGGCTTCGCAAAGTGATACGATGGTGTGTACAGATAACCCTATGGTTACTTTTACCAATCAGTCGCAGAATGCAAATGGCTATTTGTGGAGCTTTGGAGATGGTTCAACATCTACAGATGCCAATCCATGGCATGCTTATGATGGTCCAGGAGTATTTAATGTAACGTTAACTGCAATCAATGGAACTTGTCCAAACGATGTGTTACAGTTAAGTGTTACCGTTGATGATTGTTCTGATATAAAAGAGGAACAAGGATTAAGTCTACTGTTGTATCCTAACCCAGCATTAGATCATGTAACTTTAATGTATCATTTAGGTGCTGATTCAGAATACAGTATTGTGCTATATGATCTTACAGGAAGAAAGGTGTTGGATTTGTTTAATGGAGGAAATGTGGCAGGAAATCATGTGTTACAATTTGATGTGAAAGCATTAGCATCAGGTAATTATCACTTAGTGGTTCAAGGAGAAGAATTTAAGGCTGTTAAACCATTAGTGATTCGATAA
- a CDS encoding aspartate kinase, which produces MKVFKFGGASVKDASSVLNVAEIINLYTEDLIVVVSAMGKTTNLMERLVKACYEKEVQLIEELYQEVYEQHYNIVVALGLIEDEDFITLFEYKFDELEQKINNDLSENYAYEYDQIVSFGEIISTTIISGFLNFIGIENCWFDARKIVRTDSAFRSAKVNWPKTEQLISEKIKPYLIADDEKKIAVTQGFIGHTETHQTTTLGREGSDFSAAILAWSLNAEDVTIWKDVPGMLNADPKFFNNCVKLDQISFKEAIELSYYGASVIHPKTIKPLQNKNIPLYVKSFVAPNEAGTMIQESGELDAKVPSYIFKGNQTLISFVPRDFSFVDEKGLTAFFSFFTMHNIKINLMQNSAISFSICIDDSEEVKTLILETFKNEFKVRYNSELELLTIRHYNEDVVQKLTESRVVLVQQKSRQTARFVMKKEI; this is translated from the coding sequence ATGAAAGTATTTAAGTTTGGAGGAGCGTCTGTTAAGGACGCTTCTTCTGTTTTGAATGTAGCCGAAATAATTAATCTATACACAGAAGATTTGATAGTTGTTGTCTCAGCGATGGGGAAAACAACTAATTTAATGGAGCGGTTGGTTAAAGCGTGCTACGAAAAAGAAGTGCAATTAATAGAAGAACTGTATCAAGAAGTTTATGAGCAGCACTACAACATCGTTGTAGCGTTAGGGTTAATCGAAGATGAAGATTTTATTACGCTTTTTGAGTATAAGTTTGATGAGTTAGAACAAAAAATCAATAATGATCTCTCAGAGAATTATGCTTATGAATATGATCAAATTGTAAGTTTTGGAGAAATTATTTCAACAACAATTATTTCAGGGTTCTTGAATTTTATTGGAATAGAAAATTGTTGGTTCGATGCTCGTAAAATTGTAAGAACGGATTCAGCATTTAGGTCTGCAAAAGTTAATTGGCCAAAGACAGAACAGCTTATTAGCGAAAAAATTAAGCCTTATTTAATCGCTGATGATGAAAAGAAAATAGCCGTTACTCAAGGTTTTATAGGGCATACTGAAACACATCAGACAACGACTTTAGGAAGAGAAGGTTCAGATTTTTCAGCTGCGATATTAGCTTGGAGCTTGAATGCAGAGGATGTGACGATTTGGAAAGATGTTCCAGGAATGTTAAATGCAGATCCTAAATTTTTTAATAACTGTGTTAAGTTAGATCAAATTTCGTTTAAAGAAGCTATAGAGTTGAGTTACTACGGAGCTTCGGTAATTCACCCCAAAACAATAAAGCCACTTCAGAATAAAAACATTCCACTTTATGTCAAGTCTTTTGTTGCTCCAAATGAAGCAGGAACGATGATTCAAGAGTCTGGAGAGTTAGATGCTAAAGTTCCTTCTTATATCTTTAAAGGAAACCAAACATTAATTTCTTTTGTTCCTAGGGATTTTTCTTTTGTGGATGAAAAAGGGCTAACAGCATTTTTTTCATTTTTTACCATGCATAATATTAAAATTAACCTAATGCAAAACTCAGCAATTAGTTTTTCAATTTGCATAGATGATAGTGAGGAGGTAAAAACGTTGATTTTAGAGACTTTTAAAAATGAGTTTAAAGTAAGGTATAATAGTGAGTTGGAATTGTTGACAATTAGACATTATAATGAAGATGTAGTTCAGAAATTAACGGAAAGTAGAGTGGTTTTGGTACAACAAAAGTCTAGGCAAACAGCTCGATTTGTGATGAAAAAAGAAATTTAA